Proteins encoded within one genomic window of Cucumis sativus cultivar 9930 chromosome 3, Cucumber_9930_V3, whole genome shotgun sequence:
- the LOC101214691 gene encoding DNA repair protein RAD5B — protein MEVNAILEEKLKKIRSVVGLDFPDSFIHRTLSRNGGDPDEAIKYILENPGFLARPLSVVRTVTSTGARVSTQFMQKDSMESEEVAKPTVQVKEEPGLGLEDKGIDNWGVSSDRSKVTGTSKMTLDEFLKPNAMSDEEYSKILKEMAAAKPSAKNNVKEEPVEAMAQSGAGTNARVKEEPDLEVKNRAFAKKARSETENFAMSVSSNTSGMQRNGTFSNDGRCKIEDGDFPIEPDWFLVGRTVVTAMSTTKGNKLADNEIVNFAFPSSSSRFNAQWIVRFSTKRSGEIGRLPMEWAKCVVPLVNSQKVKILGRCIAAPGNLHIMQEILLYVSFYIHNSVFSDIDTVTWKLEATHIDSTIYPLLTLFKLLKITPYQKAEFTPEELDSRKRLLKLEDDPDESTSMLPLVKRRKGSQQFADQNKDDQTLNESSLTKLVGAVDMYNLDEMEPPPTLTCDLRPYQKQALFWMSELEKGIDVEKAAQTLHPCWSAYRICDERATSIYVNIFSGESTTKFPTATQMARGGILADAMGLGKTVMTIALILARMGKGCPDNQKSTVNKKVTTEKKSQKSTTKARGGTLIVCPMALLGQWKEELEIHSEPESISIFVHYGGDRTNNPEVLLGYDVVLTTYGVLTSAYKSDGEFSIYHRVDWYRVVLDEAHTIKSSKTQTAQAAFTLNSYCRWCLTGTPLQNNLEDLFSLLCFLRVEPWCNWAWWNKLIQRPYENGDPRGLRLIKAILRPLMLRRTKDTNDANGRPILVLPPTDIQTVMCEQSEAEHDFYDALFKKSKVQFDQFVAQGKVLHNYANILELLLRLRQCCNHPFLVMSRGDSQQYANLNKLARKFLESNTNSTTMEQVAPTRAYVEDVVECIRRGENTECPICLEFADDAVLTPCAHRMCRECLLSSWRTPTCGFCPICRQMLRKTELITCPSESPFRVDVEKNWKESSKVSKLLECLERINLLGSGEKSIVFSQWTTFFDLLEIPLKRKRIGFFRFDGKLSQKHRERVLKEFSESKEIKVMLISLKAGGVGLNLTAASNVFIMDPWWNPAVEEQAIMRIHRIGQKRRVRVRRFIVKDTVEERMQQVQARKQRMIAGALTDEEVRTARIEELKMLFR, from the exons ATGGAGGTAAACGCCATTCTAGAAGAGAAACTCAAAAAGATTCGATCTGTGGTCGGCCTTGACTTTCCGGATTCCTTTATTCATCGGACGTTGTCGAGAAACGGCGGTGACCCTGATGAGGCTATTAAGTACATTCTCGAAAACCCTGGGTTTTTGGCCAGGCCACTGTCTGTTGTACGGACTGTCACTAGCACCGGTGCTCGAGTTTCGACACAGTTCATGCAGAAGGATTCTATGGAGTCGGAGGAGGTAGCGAAACCGACGGTACAAGTGAAGGAGGAACCGGGTTTAGGGCTCGAAGATAAAGGCATTGATAATTGGGGAGTAAGCTCGGATCGTTCAAAGGTCACTGGAACGTCGAAAATGACACTTGACGAGTTTCTTAAACCGAATGCGATGAGCGATGAGGAGTATAGCAAGATCCTTAAGGAAATGGCGGCAGCGAAACCCAGTGCCAAGAATAATGTAAAGGAGGAACCAGTTGAGGCGATGGCGCAATCTGGTGCTGGTACAAATGCGAGGGTAAAAGAAGAACCAGATTTGGAGGTTAAGAACAGAGCATTTGCTAAAAAAGCAAGGTCGGAGACTGAAAATTTTGCAATGTCGGTTTCAAGCAATACAAGTGGCATGCAAAGGAATGGGACCTTTTCTAATGATGGGAGGTGCAAGATTGAAGATGGGGATTTCCCTATTGAGCCCGATTGGTTTTTGGTGGGAAGGACAGTGGTCACAGCCATGTCCACCACGAAAGGGAATAAATTAGCAGataatgaaattgttaattttgcgTTTCCTTCTTCAAGTTCTAGATTCAATGCGCAATGGATTGTTCGCTTCTCAACTAAAAGAAGTGGAGAG ATTGGTCGCCTACCAATGGAGTGGGCAAAATGTGTAGTTCCACTTGTCAACTCCCAGAAAGTTAAAATTCTTGGACGATGTATAGCTGCACCAGGAAACCTTCACATAATGCAAGAGATCCTTCTATATGTTAG CTTTTATATTCATAATTCAGTATTCTCAGACATTGATACAGTTACATGGAAGCTGGAGGCTACGCACATTGACTCTACAATTTATCCTCTTCTTACCCTTTTCAAATTACTGAAAATCACACCGTACCAGAAG GCTGAATTTACACCAGAAGAACTTGATTCAAGGAAGCGTCTGCTGAAGCTTGAA GATGATCCAGATGAATCAACATCTATGCTACCTCTTGTGAAGCGAAGAAAGGGTTCCCAGCAATTTGCAGATCAAAACAAAGATGACCAAACTCTTAATGAATCATCACTGACTAAGCTTGTTGGTGCAGTAGATATGTATAATCTGGAT GAAATGGAGCCTCCACCTACACTAACCTGTGATCTTAGGCCTTATCAAAAGCAAGCTCTATTCTGGATGTCTGAGTTGGAGAAGGGGATCGATGTTGAGAAGGCCGCACAAACCCTTCATCCATGCTGGTCAGCCTACCGTATCTGTGATGA GAGAGCAACCTCAATCTATGTAAACATTTTCTCTGGGGAATCAACTACAAAATTCCCAACTGCAACACAGATGGCAAGAGGAGGA ATTCTCGCGGATGCAATGGGGCTTGGAAAGACGGTTATGACAATTGCTCTTATACTTGCGAGGATGGGCAAAGGATGCCCTGATAACCAAAAGTCCACAGTGAATAAGAAAGTAACCACAGAGAAAAAAAGTCAGAAATCCACGACTAAAGCAAGGGGTGGCACCCTTATTGTTTGTCCAATGGCTTTGCTGGGTCAATGGAAG GAGGAACTTGAAATACATTCAGAGCCTGAAAGTATTTCCATATTTGTTCATTATGGTGGTGATAGAACTAACAACCCGGAGGTGCTATTAGGATATGATGTTGTATTGACAACGTATGGTGTCCTAACATCGGCCTATAAGAGT GATGGAGAGTTTAGTATTTACCACAGAGTTGATTGGTACAGAGTTGTGTTAGATGAAGCCCATACAATTAAATCATCAAAGACACAAACTGCACAGGCTGCCTTTACACTGAACTCATATTGTCGCTGGTGTCTTACTGGAACCCCCCTCCAG AATAACCTGGAAGACCTTTTCAGCCTGTTATGCTTCTTGCGAGTGGAACCGTGGTGCAATTGGGCATG GTGGAACAAGTTGATTCAAAGGCCTTATGAAAATGGTGATCCTAGAGGCTTGAGATTGATCAAGGCTATCCTGAGGCCACTCATGTTGAGGAGAACTAAAGATACAAACGATGCAAACGGAAG GCCTATTCTTGTTCTTCCTCCTACTGATATTCAAACCGTCATGTGTGAACAGTCTGAGGCTGAACATGATTTTTATGATGCActttttaagaaatcaaaa GTCCAGTTTGACCAGTTTGTAGCACAAGGAAAGGTTCTCCACAACTATGCAAACATCCTCGAGCTCTTGCTTCGACTTAGGCAGTGTTGCAACCACCCATTTCTTGTAATGAG CCGAGGAGATTCACAACAATATGCCAACTTAAACAAGCTTGCAAGAAAGTTCCTTGAATCCAACACTAATTCTACAACAATGGAGCAGGTTGCACCAACTCGAGCATATGTCGAAGATGTTGTCGAGTGCATTCGGCGAGGGGAAAACACTGAGTGTCCAATATGTTTGGAATTTGCTGACGATGCAGTGCTCACCCCATGTGCTCACAGGATGTGTAGGGAATGTCTCCTCTCGAGCTGGAGGACCCCCACATGTGGGTTCTGCCCAATTTGTAGGCAAATGCTGAGGAAAACTGAGCTCATAACATGTCCATCAGAAAGCCCTTTCCGTGTGGATGTTGAGAAGAACTGGAAGGAGTCTTCAAAAGTATCAAAACTGCTGGAATGCTTGGAGAGGATTAATCTGTTGGGTTCTGGTGAAAAGAGCATTGTTTTTAGCCAGTGGACTACGTTTTTTGATCTCTTAGAGATTCCCTTGAAGAGGAAAAGAATTGGATTCTTCAGATTTGATGGGAAGCTGTCGCAGAAACATAGGGAAAGAGTTCTAAAGGAGTTCAGTGAAAGCAAGGAGATAAAg GTGATGCTGATTTCTCTAAAAGCTGGTGGGGTTGGATTGAATCTAACCGCAGCATCAAATGTCTTCATAATG GATCCATGGTGGAATCCCGCGGTTGAGGAACAAGCAATCATGAGGATTCATCGTATTGGTCAGAAGAGGAGAGTCCGAGTCAGAAGATTCATTGTCAAG GACACAGTGGAGGAACGCATGCAACAAGTTCAAGCCAGAAAGCAACGGATGATCGCCGGTGCACTCACTGACGAGGAAGTTAGAACGGCCAGAATTGAAGAGCTCAAGATGCTATTTAGATGA
- the LOC101213485 gene encoding enoyl-CoA delta isomerase 2, peroxisomal produces MCTLEKRRNLFILTLTGHDDHRFSPSVIAAILEALSKVKSQASTGSVLITTSHGKFFSNGFDLSWAQAAGSVSAAAERLHHMVQIFKPVVAELLSLPMPTIAAISGHAAAAGFLLALSHDYLLMRSDRGVLYMSEVDLGLSLPDYFAALFKSKIASSSVRRDVLMRGMKVKGEAAVKMGIADSAHDGENGVMEAAVRLGEQLGERKWNGEPYAEIRKSLYPEISRLLGLPEKAISISKL; encoded by the coding sequence ATGTGCACACTCGAGAAGCGACGCAATCTCTTCATCCTAACTCTGACCGGCCACGACGACCACCGCTTCAGCCCCTCCGTCATCGCCGCTATCCTCGAAGCTCTTTCCAAAGTCAAGTCCCAAGCCTCCACAGGATCCGTTCTCATCACTACTTCCCATGGCAAATTCTTCTCCAACGGCTTCGATCTCTCTTGGGCTCAAGCCGCCGGCTCTGTCTCTGCCGCCGCTGAACGCCTCCACCATATGGTCCAGATTTTCAAGCCCGTTGTCGCTGAACTCCTCTCCCTCCCCATGCCCACCATCGCCGCCATCTCCGGCCACGCCGCCGCGGCTGGCTTCCTGTTAGCACTAAGTCACGACTATTTGTTGATGAGGAGCGATCGAGGAGTTCTGTACATGAGCGAAGTGGATCTAGGGCTAAGTTTGCCTGATTATTTCGCGGCGCTGTTCAAATCGAAAATTGCCTCGAGTTCCGTTCGCCGCGATGTGCTCATGAGGGGAATGAAAGTGAAAGGGGAAGCGGCGGTGAAGATGGGGATCGCGGATTCGGCCCACGATGGCGAGAACGGCGTCATGGAGGCTGCCGTCAGACTCGGGGAGCAGTTGGGGGAGAGAAAATGGAACGGTGAACCCTATGCGGAAATTAGGAAAAGTCTTTATCCAGAGATCTCTCGGCTACTTGGGTTGCCGGAAAAGGCCATATCGATTTCCAAGCTATga
- the LOC101213722 gene encoding enoyl-CoA delta isomerase 2, peroxisomal, with protein MCSMEKRGKLFILTLTGNHEHWLNPSLINSILNALSQVKAEARASPGSVLITTSQGKFFSNGLDLPWILSASSISAAHNRLNHMIQLFKPLLAHLLCLPIPTIAALPGHAAAGGLVLALAHDYLVMRSDRGVLYMSELDLGATLPDYFIALAKSKIGSSSVRRDVFLRGMKVRGETAVKMGLAESAHQGEDGVMEAAVRLGEELAARNWDGDVYAEIRKSLYPEISGLLGLTTKVITISKL; from the coding sequence ATGTGCAGTATGGAGAAGCGAGGGAAGCTGTTCATTCTAACACTAACCGGCAACCACGAGCACTGGCTGAACCCATCTTTAATAAACTCCATACTCAATGCTCTGTCCCAAGTCAAAGCCGAAGCCAGAGCTTCCCCTGGCTCCGTTCTAATAACAACATCCCAAGGCAAATTCTTCTCCAATGGCCTCGATCTCCCATGGATCCTCTCCGCCTCCTCCATATCCGCCGCTCACAACCGTCTCAACCACATGATCCAGCTTTTCAAGCCCCTTCTGGCTCACCTCCTCTGTTTACCTATACCCACCATCGCGGCCCTCCCAGGGCACGCCGCCGCCGGTGGCCTCGTCTTGGCACTAGCCCACGACTATCTGGTCATGAGGAGCGACCGAGGCGTGCTGTACATGAGCGAGCTGGACTTGGGTGCCACTCTGCCGGACTACTTCATAGCGCTGGCTAAGTCCAAGATTGGGTCAAGCTCGGTGAGGCGGGATGTGTTTTTGAGGGGGATGAAAGTGAGAGGTGAGACGGCGGTGAAGATGGGGTTGGCGGAATCTGCACACCAGGGGGAGGATGGCGTCATGGAGGCGGCAGTGCGGCTTGGGGAGGAGCTGGCGGCGAGGAATTGGGATGGGGATGTTTATGCAGAGATTAGGAAGAGCTTGTACCCTGAAATCTCTGGGTTGCTTGGATTGACCACGAAGGTCATTACAATTTCCAAGCTTTGA
- the LOC101214451 gene encoding enoyl-CoA delta isomerase 2, peroxisomal, whose protein sequence is MCTLEKRGSLFILTLTGDNEHWIGPTFISTFISLLAQIKSQATRGSVLLTTSHGRFFSNGFDLPWAQTAPSKSAARDRIVHMVHIFKPIVAALLSLPMPTIAAISGHAAAAGFILALCHDYVLMRRDKGVIYMSEIDLGLTMPDYFAALVRSKISSVSVRRDMLLAGRKVNGETAAGLGIVDSVHDNEEALMEAAVAMGEKLATRKWECEAYAEIRKSLYPEMFPLLNELNGKM, encoded by the exons ATGTGCACTCTAGAGAAGCGTGGCAGTCTGTTCATTCTCACCCTCACCGGCGACAACGAGCACTGGATTGGCCCAACTTTCATTTCCACCTTCATTTCCCTTCTTGCCCAAATCAAATCCCAAGCCACTCGCGGTTCTGTCCTTCTCACCACTTCCCATGGCCGTTTCTTCTCCAACGGCTTCGACCTTCCCTGGGCCCAAACTGCCCCCTCCAAATCCGCCGCTAGAGACCGCATAGTCCACATGGTCCACATTTTCAAGCCAATCGTCGCCgcccttctctctctccccaTGCCCACCATCGCCGCTATCTCCGGCCACGCCGCCGCCGCCGGTTTCATTCTCGCCCTCTGCCACGATTACGTTCTCATGAGACGCGATAAAGGTGTCATTTACATGAGTGAG ATTGACTTGGGTTTAACCATGCCGGATTACTTTGCGGCATTGGTGAGATCAAAGATCAGTTCAGTTTCAGTCCGTCGAGACATGCTGCTGGCAGGAAGAAAGGTCAACGGTGAAACAGCAGCGGGGTTGGGAATCGTCGACTCAGTGCACGACAATGAGGAGGCCTTAATGGAGGCAGCGGTGGCGATGGGGGAGAAGTTAGCTACCAGGAAATGGGAATGTGAAGCATATGCGGAGATAAGAAAGAGTCTATATCCTGAAATGTTTCCGCTACTCAATGAATTGAATGGAAAAATGTAA
- the LOC101213246 gene encoding enoyl-CoA delta isomerase 2, peroxisomal — translation MCTVEKRGNFFILTLTGDDDHRLSPSLINSILKALSQVKAQASPASVLITTSHGKFFSNGFDLPWALSAGSVSAARHRLNHLIEIFKSVVAELISLPMPTIAAITGHAAAAGFTLALSHDYLIMRSDRGVLYMRELDLGLTLPDYFMALFKSKIGSSLAMRDLILRGMKVRGEAAVRMGIVDSAHDGEDSVVNAAVRLGEQLAGRNWDGEVYAEIRKSLYPEVSEVLGLPGKPISISKL, via the coding sequence atgtgcACAGTTGAGAAGCGAGGCAATTTCTTTATCCTGACACTGACCGGCGACGACGACCACCGTCTCAGCCCATCCTTGATCAATTCCATCCTTAAAGCTCTTTCACAAGTCAAGGCACAAGCCTCCCCTGCTTCAGTTCTCATCACAACTTCCCATGGCAAATTCTTCTCAAACGGCTTTGATCTCCCCTGGGCTCTTTCCGCCGGTTCTGTTTCTGCTGCCCGTCATCGCTTAAACCACTTAATTGAGATCTTCAAGTCCGTCGTTGCCGAACTCATTTCCCTTCCTATGCCTACCATTGCTGCCATTACAGGACACGCTGCTGCCGCTGGCTTTACATTGGCACTGAGCCATGACTATTTGATCATGAGGAGCGATCGGGGGGTCCTGTACATGCGGGAGTTGGATCTGGGTTTAACTCTACCTGATTACTTTATGGCTCTGTTTAAGTCCAAGATAGGCTCCAGTTTGGCTATGCGCGATCTGATCCTGAGGGGGATGAAAGTGAGAGGTGAAGCAGCAGTGAGAATGGGCATCGTGGACTCTGCACACGACGGCGAGGACAGCGTCGTGAACGCTGCAGTGCGGCTTGGGGAGCAGTTGGCGGGGAGAAATTGGGATGGGGAAGTCTATGCTGAAATCAGGAAGAGTTTGTATCCTGAGGTCTCTGAGGTGCTTGGGTTACCGGGGAAACCCATATCCATATCTAAACTATGA